A genomic segment from Luteolibacter ambystomatis encodes:
- a CDS encoding Gldg family protein, with product MSDSTQDPTPAPAKAVSRWRVGSLSVVQIALIIALLVAVNYLASLYFQTKDASQVGDFSLSERSLKYLHSDAVRKHKDPIRLIVAMRASATMSDRVRALAEDYSRHSGGKITIKLIDPVRNLDEAQKLAATYGMYDPANQQISRKDLVIIDARSQEQIDAATKEKKPTSANVRIINTETMLTYKVEAGKQRTLEGFQAEDLITAGLMAAIEGTPRKVYFLADKSRMDTESANSPWRTLEKNLALQNLILEPINIAGLASIPQDAAGVALVAPKYDFTPEEIFTLESYWDRPKSALIVLLKPDDVPDRLRAFLRANGVTPRRDRVITVRNHQTLSTVHGNFTEGVSFLGGLAKQSTILDGVSSSLEVRENAGEDQLSDRQIHPLALIQAAPEFWGETKFGQGKETFDALEDKGAPIFLAAGVTRGSESDDRFADQSSRMLVMSNTDFLDPSRLMESNVDFLASSVNWLVGREEMAGVGPRLIGKYRLPMLDAQAAFINRINLFFLPAFVLVIAGFVWSSRRA from the coding sequence ATGTCCGATTCCACCCAAGACCCGACACCCGCTCCCGCCAAGGCGGTCAGCCGCTGGCGTGTCGGCTCCCTGTCCGTGGTCCAGATCGCCCTGATCATCGCGCTGCTGGTCGCGGTGAACTACCTCGCGTCCCTGTATTTCCAAACCAAGGACGCGTCCCAGGTCGGCGACTTTTCTCTTTCGGAGCGGTCGTTGAAATACCTCCACAGCGACGCGGTCCGGAAGCACAAGGATCCCATCCGCCTCATCGTCGCGATGAGGGCCAGCGCGACGATGTCCGACCGGGTCCGCGCTCTCGCCGAGGACTACTCCCGCCATTCCGGTGGAAAGATCACCATCAAGCTGATCGATCCGGTCCGGAATCTCGACGAAGCCCAGAAGCTGGCCGCCACCTACGGCATGTATGACCCGGCGAACCAGCAGATCTCCCGCAAGGATCTGGTGATCATCGATGCCCGTAGCCAGGAGCAGATCGACGCCGCCACCAAGGAGAAGAAGCCGACTTCCGCCAACGTCCGGATCATCAACACCGAGACCATGCTCACCTACAAGGTGGAGGCTGGCAAACAGCGCACACTCGAAGGCTTCCAAGCCGAGGACCTCATCACCGCGGGCCTGATGGCGGCCATCGAAGGCACTCCGCGGAAGGTCTATTTCCTTGCGGACAAGAGCCGGATGGACACCGAGAGCGCCAATTCCCCCTGGCGGACGTTGGAAAAAAACCTGGCCCTCCAGAACCTCATCCTCGAACCCATCAACATCGCCGGCCTGGCCTCCATCCCTCAGGATGCCGCGGGAGTGGCGCTCGTCGCACCCAAGTATGACTTCACGCCGGAAGAGATCTTTACCTTGGAATCCTACTGGGACCGGCCGAAGTCCGCGCTGATCGTGCTGTTGAAGCCGGATGACGTGCCCGACCGCCTGCGCGCGTTTCTCCGCGCCAATGGTGTGACCCCGCGCCGCGACCGGGTCATCACCGTGCGCAATCACCAGACCCTGTCCACGGTGCATGGCAATTTCACCGAAGGCGTTTCCTTCCTGGGTGGGCTGGCGAAGCAATCGACCATCCTGGACGGCGTCAGCTCCTCCCTGGAAGTGCGTGAGAACGCCGGGGAAGACCAGTTGTCGGACCGGCAGATCCATCCGCTGGCCCTCATCCAGGCGGCTCCGGAATTCTGGGGGGAGACCAAGTTCGGACAAGGCAAGGAGACCTTCGATGCACTGGAAGACAAAGGCGCGCCGATCTTCCTCGCCGCCGGCGTGACCCGCGGCTCGGAAAGCGACGACCGCTTCGCGGACCAGAGTTCCCGCATGCTGGTCATGTCGAACACCGATTTCCTCGATCCATCCCGGTTGATGGAATCCAATGTCGACTTCCTCGCTTCCTCCGTGAACTGGCTGGTCGGCCGTGAAGAGATGGCAGGCGTGGGTCCGCGGTTGATCGGCAAATACCGGCTCCCGATGTTGGACGCCCAGGCGGCGTTCATCAACCGGATCAATCTGTTTTTCCTTCCGGCCTTCGTGCTGGTGATCGCCGGCTTCGTCTGGTCCTCGCGCCGCGCCTGA
- a CDS encoding DUF4340 domain-containing protein encodes MRSPFTTFLLALLAVVACGLVGWRFSRGNLYVLFGAPPTKAGELLYPGFPSYHSNKVRKIALFTKAASISDDGNVADTAGKGTRAVFNWDPKQGWMMEEPWKDRMDPDAAEALINFTRGTHVADVIPKDKIDPGTAGFKDGVIVIRMEDEGGQPLCKYLLGRKTAWIGTEEPEQIPGGPPQQPIEVPTVFVRTWDKSRKNYIYACTGDIHALFNDGFRYLRDHHPFYFARTAPFAIEPATSGTTPFFTPENLQHVRLRNSGGELTVAREGPGQPWHIVKPLDLPTDPNQMLMLLGGLAKLRAVKVSDRSSVTLPTNGGTAGTEQIALQAFGSTAETILEILPPATPGAATRLATVSDRPGTVFELPVKAEAGVITLSSLPLTVNALRDSTLTNLNIAAVSGILIQPAARPKISLSLKRKRWVMGEGENEQSANERRLYDLLKAVTELKIEGFVTDAATDFSPWGLDKPLVTIRFLTIDNQSLELAFGRDKANDYFVTRTGTNTVMKINGDIISKIATRPFEWRSALVWSLSKADLLRMTIQAKGKPLTALLYNDSKQTFEAMRNGADATLDFDQPRGRNFIDALVAVQANRWVSEDDEAAAAALADPALTFTITSNKIDETGEINGEEVRVLSLAPAAAGSLNRFYYGRVSTDPNPFVLDQETYIRLAVELFGDRR; translated from the coding sequence ATGCGTTCTCCCTTCACCACCTTCCTGCTCGCCCTTCTCGCCGTCGTCGCCTGCGGGTTGGTGGGCTGGCGCTTTTCACGGGGCAATCTCTACGTGCTGTTCGGAGCTCCGCCGACCAAGGCCGGGGAATTGCTCTATCCCGGGTTCCCCTCCTACCATTCGAACAAGGTGCGGAAGATCGCCCTGTTCACCAAGGCCGCCTCGATCTCAGACGATGGCAATGTGGCCGACACCGCTGGCAAGGGCACACGCGCGGTTTTCAACTGGGATCCCAAACAGGGATGGATGATGGAGGAGCCTTGGAAGGACCGCATGGACCCGGATGCCGCGGAAGCCCTCATCAATTTCACCCGCGGCACCCACGTGGCCGACGTGATCCCGAAGGACAAGATCGACCCCGGTACCGCGGGCTTCAAGGACGGCGTGATCGTCATCCGCATGGAGGACGAAGGAGGACAGCCGCTGTGCAAATACCTGCTCGGCCGCAAGACCGCATGGATCGGCACCGAAGAACCGGAGCAGATCCCCGGGGGTCCTCCGCAACAGCCGATCGAAGTGCCCACGGTCTTCGTCCGCACCTGGGACAAAAGCCGCAAAAACTACATCTACGCCTGCACGGGGGACATCCACGCGCTTTTCAACGATGGTTTCCGCTACCTCCGGGATCACCATCCTTTCTATTTCGCCCGCACCGCCCCGTTTGCAATCGAGCCGGCGACCTCCGGCACGACTCCTTTTTTCACTCCCGAAAACCTCCAGCACGTGCGGCTCCGCAACAGTGGCGGAGAACTCACCGTCGCCCGTGAAGGCCCGGGCCAGCCCTGGCACATCGTCAAGCCGCTCGACCTGCCCACCGATCCCAACCAGATGCTGATGCTCCTGGGCGGTCTGGCGAAACTACGGGCCGTGAAAGTGAGCGACCGGTCCTCCGTCACGCTGCCGACCAACGGCGGAACCGCAGGCACCGAGCAAATCGCGCTCCAGGCCTTCGGCTCCACGGCGGAAACCATCCTTGAGATCCTGCCACCCGCCACTCCCGGCGCCGCCACCCGTCTCGCCACCGTGAGCGATCGTCCGGGCACCGTCTTCGAACTGCCGGTGAAGGCGGAGGCGGGAGTCATCACCCTCTCCTCACTGCCGCTGACAGTGAACGCGCTCCGCGATTCCACGCTCACGAACCTGAACATTGCCGCCGTCTCCGGCATCCTCATCCAGCCGGCGGCCCGTCCGAAGATCTCCCTTTCCCTCAAACGGAAACGCTGGGTGATGGGCGAGGGGGAAAACGAACAATCCGCCAACGAACGCCGCCTCTACGATCTGCTGAAGGCCGTGACAGAGCTGAAGATCGAAGGCTTCGTCACCGATGCCGCCACCGATTTCAGCCCGTGGGGACTGGACAAGCCGCTCGTCACCATCCGCTTCCTGACGATCGACAACCAATCCCTGGAACTCGCCTTCGGCCGGGACAAAGCCAACGACTACTTCGTCACCCGCACCGGCACCAACACGGTGATGAAAATCAATGGTGACATCATCAGCAAGATCGCCACCCGCCCCTTCGAGTGGCGCAGCGCCTTGGTGTGGTCGCTCAGCAAGGCGGACCTGCTGCGGATGACCATCCAGGCAAAAGGCAAACCGCTGACAGCTCTCCTCTACAACGATAGCAAGCAGACCTTCGAAGCCATGCGCAACGGAGCGGATGCCACCTTGGACTTCGACCAACCCCGGGGCCGCAACTTCATCGACGCCCTCGTGGCGGTACAGGCGAACCGCTGGGTGTCCGAGGATGACGAAGCCGCCGCGGCCGCCCTCGCGGATCCGGCGCTGACCTTCACCATCACCAGCAACAAGATCGACGAAACCGGCGAAATCAACGGCGAAGAGGTCCGGGTGCTGAGCCTCGCACCCGCCGCCGCCGGATCGCTCAACCGTTTCTACTACGGCCGGGTTAGCACCGATCCGAATCCCTTCGTGCTGGATCAGGAAACCTACATCCGCCTGGCCGTGGAGCTCTTTGGCGACCGCCGCTGA
- a CDS encoding Crp/Fnr family transcriptional regulator produces the protein MSTDFSRPELPAQGIVAALADEDRSLLSNYGEFLPVQPGQTIISEGNAQDSLYFVISGVLHVHTDSQTRRTLIARAEAGETLGEVNVFDPGTASASVTAQDFTQVWRANREDIDAFVTAYPEAGARLLAALVTLMSRRIRRMNERLAAKELESEFHDFWH, from the coding sequence ATGAGCACCGATTTTTCCCGTCCTGAACTCCCGGCACAAGGCATCGTGGCCGCGCTTGCCGATGAAGACCGTTCCCTGTTGAGCAACTACGGCGAGTTCCTGCCGGTTCAGCCCGGACAAACGATCATCTCCGAAGGCAACGCCCAGGATTCGCTCTACTTCGTGATCTCCGGCGTGCTGCACGTCCACACGGACTCCCAGACCCGCCGCACCTTGATCGCGCGTGCGGAGGCCGGTGAAACCCTCGGCGAGGTGAACGTCTTCGATCCCGGCACGGCCAGCGCCTCGGTGACCGCCCAGGATTTCACCCAGGTCTGGCGTGCGAACCGCGAGGACATCGACGCCTTCGTGACCGCCTACCCGGAAGCCGGCGCCCGCCTGCTGGCCGCACTGGTCACGCTGATGAGCCGCCGCATCCGCCGCATGAACGAGCGCCTCGCCGCCAAGGAACTGGAATCCGAGTTCCACGATTTCTGGCACTGA